One region of Primulina tabacum isolate GXHZ01 chromosome 1, ASM2559414v2, whole genome shotgun sequence genomic DNA includes:
- the LOC142541552 gene encoding small ribosomal subunit protein uS9: MAAPTESVQCFGRKKTAVAVTHCKRGRGLIKINGVPIELVQPEILRYKAFEPILLLGRHRFAGVDMRIRVKGGGHTSQIYAIRQSIAKALVAFYQKYVDEQSKKEIKDILVRYDRTLLVADPRRCEPKKFGGRGARARFQKSYR; this comes from the coding sequence ATGGCGGCGCCAACGGAATCCGTCCAATGCTTCGGCCGTAAGAAAACAGCGGTAGCCGTTACCCACTGCAAACGCGGCCGTGGCTTGATCAAGATCAACGGTGTCCCCATCGAGCTCGTGCAACCGGAGATCCTCCGCTACAAAGCCTTCGAGCCAATCCTCCTCCTTGGACGCCATCGTTTCGCAGGAGTTGACATGCGTATCCGCGTCAAAGGCGGAGGTCACACCTCTCAGATTTACGCCATCCGCCAGTCCATCGCAAAAGCACTTGTCGCATTCTACCAGAAGTACGTCGACGAGCAGTCGAAGAAGGAGATAAAGGATATCCTCGTGAGGTACGACAGGACTTTGCTTGTGGCTGATCCCAGGCGCTGCGAGCCGAAGAAGTTTGGTGGACGCGGTGCTCGCGCGAGGTTCCAGAAGTCATACCGTTGA